One genomic region from Rhinoraja longicauda isolate Sanriku21f chromosome 8, sRhiLon1.1, whole genome shotgun sequence encodes:
- the LOC144595717 gene encoding tubulin alpha chain isoform X1: MRECISIHVGQAGVQMGNACWELYCLEHGIQPNGYRPDGKSTGGVDDSFNTFFCETSAGKHVPRAVFVDLEPSVIGEVRTGIYRQLFHPEQLITGKEDAANNYARGHYAIGKELIDQVLERIRKLADQCTGLQGFLVFRSFGGGTGSGFTSLLMERLSVDYGKKSKLEFSIYPAPQISTAVVEPYNSILTTHTTLEHTDCSFMVDNEAIYDICRRNLDIERPSYVNLNRLIGQIVSSITASLRFDGALNVDLTEFQTNLVPYPRIHFPLVTYAPVISAEKAYHEQLSVAEITSSCFEPANQMVKCDPRHGKYMACCLLYRGDVVPKDVNAAIAAIKTRRSIQFVDWCPTGFKVGINYQPPTAVPGGDLAKVQRAVCMLSNTTAIAEAWARLDHKFDLMYAKRAFVHWYVGEGMEEGEFSEAREDMAALEKDYEEVGADTTAEVDDDGGEY; encoded by the exons ATG CGCGAGTGTATCTCCATCCATGTTGGCCAGGCCGGTGTCCAGATGGGCAATGCATGCTGGGAGCTCTACTGCCTGGAACATGGCATCCAGCCCAACGGCTACAGACCGGACGGCAAAAGCACTGGTGGTGTGGATGACTCCTTCAACACCTTCTTCTGCGAGACGTCGGCCGGGAAACACGTGCCCAGGGCTGTCTTTGTGGACCTGGAACCCTCTGTGATCG GTGAGGTCCGCACTGGTATCTACCGCCAGCTGTTCCACCCCGAGCAGCTCATCACTGGCAAGGAAGATGCTGCCAACAACTACGCCCGTGGGCACTACGCCATTGGCAAGGAGCTGATCGACCAGGTCTTGGAGAGGATCCGTAAACTG GCTGACCAGTGCACGGGTCTCCAAGGCTTCCTTGTGTTTCGTAGCTTTGGTGGCGGCACTGGTTCTGGCTTCACCTCCCTGCTGATGGAACGCCTGTCCGTGGACTACGGCAAGAAGTCCAAGCTGGAGTTCTCCATCTACCCGGCGCCCCAGATCTCCACCGCGGTGGTGGAGCCGTACAACTCCATCctgaccacccacaccaccctggagcACACCGACTGCTCCTTCATGGTGGACAACGAAGCCATCTACGACATCTGCCGCAGGAACCTGGACATCGAGCGCCCCAGCTACGTGAACCTCAACAGGCTCATTGGTCAGATCGTCTCGTCCATCACCGCCTCCCTGCGCTTCGACGGGGCTCTGAATGTGGATCTGACGGAGTTCCAGACCAACTTGGTGCCCTATCCCCGAATCCACTTCCCCCTGGTCACGTACGCCCCGGTGATCTCGGCCGAGAAGGCGTACCACGAGCAGTTGTCCGTGGCCGAGATCACCAGCTCCTGCTTTGAGCCGGCCAACCAGATGGTCAAGTGTGACCCTCGGCACGGCAAGTACATGGCCTGTTGTCTGCTCTACCGGGGTGACGTGGTGCCGAAAGACGTCAACGCCGCCATCGCCGCCATCAAGACCCGGCGCAGCATCCAGTTTGTTGACTGGTGCCCGACTGGGTTCAAGGTTGGCATCAACTACCAGCCTCCCACCGCGGTGCCAGGTGGTGACCTGGCCAAGGTGCAGCGTGCGGTGTGTATGCTGAGCAACACCACTGCCATCGCTGAGGCCTGGGCACGGCTTGACCACAAGTTTGACCTGATGTACGCCAAGCGAGCCTTCGTGCATTGGtacgtgggggaggggatggaggagggggagttctcaGAGGCCCGTGAAGACATGGCCGCCTTGGAGAAGGATTACGAGGAGGTCGGAGCTGACACCACGGCAGAAGTTGATGATGATGGGGGAGAGTACTGA
- the LOC144595717 gene encoding tubulin alpha chain isoform X2, which yields MGNACWELYCLEHGIQPNGYRPDGKSTGGVDDSFNTFFCETSAGKHVPRAVFVDLEPSVIGEVRTGIYRQLFHPEQLITGKEDAANNYARGHYAIGKELIDQVLERIRKLADQCTGLQGFLVFRSFGGGTGSGFTSLLMERLSVDYGKKSKLEFSIYPAPQISTAVVEPYNSILTTHTTLEHTDCSFMVDNEAIYDICRRNLDIERPSYVNLNRLIGQIVSSITASLRFDGALNVDLTEFQTNLVPYPRIHFPLVTYAPVISAEKAYHEQLSVAEITSSCFEPANQMVKCDPRHGKYMACCLLYRGDVVPKDVNAAIAAIKTRRSIQFVDWCPTGFKVGINYQPPTAVPGGDLAKVQRAVCMLSNTTAIAEAWARLDHKFDLMYAKRAFVHWYVGEGMEEGEFSEAREDMAALEKDYEEVGADTTAEVDDDGGEY from the exons ATGGGCAATGCATGCTGGGAGCTCTACTGCCTGGAACATGGCATCCAGCCCAACGGCTACAGACCGGACGGCAAAAGCACTGGTGGTGTGGATGACTCCTTCAACACCTTCTTCTGCGAGACGTCGGCCGGGAAACACGTGCCCAGGGCTGTCTTTGTGGACCTGGAACCCTCTGTGATCG GTGAGGTCCGCACTGGTATCTACCGCCAGCTGTTCCACCCCGAGCAGCTCATCACTGGCAAGGAAGATGCTGCCAACAACTACGCCCGTGGGCACTACGCCATTGGCAAGGAGCTGATCGACCAGGTCTTGGAGAGGATCCGTAAACTG GCTGACCAGTGCACGGGTCTCCAAGGCTTCCTTGTGTTTCGTAGCTTTGGTGGCGGCACTGGTTCTGGCTTCACCTCCCTGCTGATGGAACGCCTGTCCGTGGACTACGGCAAGAAGTCCAAGCTGGAGTTCTCCATCTACCCGGCGCCCCAGATCTCCACCGCGGTGGTGGAGCCGTACAACTCCATCctgaccacccacaccaccctggagcACACCGACTGCTCCTTCATGGTGGACAACGAAGCCATCTACGACATCTGCCGCAGGAACCTGGACATCGAGCGCCCCAGCTACGTGAACCTCAACAGGCTCATTGGTCAGATCGTCTCGTCCATCACCGCCTCCCTGCGCTTCGACGGGGCTCTGAATGTGGATCTGACGGAGTTCCAGACCAACTTGGTGCCCTATCCCCGAATCCACTTCCCCCTGGTCACGTACGCCCCGGTGATCTCGGCCGAGAAGGCGTACCACGAGCAGTTGTCCGTGGCCGAGATCACCAGCTCCTGCTTTGAGCCGGCCAACCAGATGGTCAAGTGTGACCCTCGGCACGGCAAGTACATGGCCTGTTGTCTGCTCTACCGGGGTGACGTGGTGCCGAAAGACGTCAACGCCGCCATCGCCGCCATCAAGACCCGGCGCAGCATCCAGTTTGTTGACTGGTGCCCGACTGGGTTCAAGGTTGGCATCAACTACCAGCCTCCCACCGCGGTGCCAGGTGGTGACCTGGCCAAGGTGCAGCGTGCGGTGTGTATGCTGAGCAACACCACTGCCATCGCTGAGGCCTGGGCACGGCTTGACCACAAGTTTGACCTGATGTACGCCAAGCGAGCCTTCGTGCATTGGtacgtgggggaggggatggaggagggggagttctcaGAGGCCCGTGAAGACATGGCCGCCTTGGAGAAGGATTACGAGGAGGTCGGAGCTGACACCACGGCAGAAGTTGATGATGATGGGGGAGAGTACTGA